Within Hypomesus transpacificus isolate Combined female chromosome 10, fHypTra1, whole genome shotgun sequence, the genomic segment CTCCGTCTACACACTGGTGACCCACTGTGGGGCGAGCAAGGCTTTGGATCGTGCGGCTCAACTCACAGAGAGTTTGGCTCTGATCCACTGTTGTTTAAACCCAGTGCTTTACGCTTTGGTAGGGTCCTCTTTCCGTCAACACGTGCTGAAAGTTGCCAAGATGgttggagagaaaaggaggagaaggagaagagaggcaggTCAGAGAGAAGAGCAGGCGGTGGAGATGTCCTTCAACTCTCATTCAGCCTCTCAGAAAACAAGCACTTTCTCAATATGAATGACTTACTGCTACTAAACTCTAACAGTCAGACATGGgttaaaatacttttttgtATTCAAATTAGGTAGGTTTACCTACCTGTTATAGCTGTGCATGCAAGGTTGTTGAAATgttgaaatgtatttacattATAATCAACATTGTTAGTTATTATAGTTAGCCACATATCAACATATTTAGTAAAAATATTGTAAATGTATAGGGAAGCCAATAAAAAGTATGTCTAAATACTACAATGCATTTTTCCCATAGTGGAACTAGGCTACATGAAATACAGAAAATAAGGTACAGTACTTGTGAACAAAGCTATTATCTGGGCTGGCATTATGTAGTCAGTAGCTATGCTAGGCCAGTCCTCTCTAGAAATGTGGACAGCCTAGATTTCCAGCAAAGGGAATGTTTACATATTTGCCTATTAAATGTCAACAATTCTGTATTGCAATTGTAGAGGATTTCAAAATACACTTTTTTCCCCACCATCTCCAAAAGTAGTTGTAGGTTAGGCAACATTAAAGTGAGTTAAAGCACACTGGTTCAGTCTTACATCAAGGCCTTTAGACGAGGGTACTTTACAAAGTAGCAcaatttttctcttttttctcaagCAAACAGTGCTGCAATTAGACTGTTCTAGGAAGTTGCTGTTTGTTGTTGCCTGGTCTCAAACGTAGCACTCACTAGTTAGGTTTTAGGatcgtcgctctggataagatcgtctcCTAAATGATTGTTCCCCATGCTGAAAAAGATAAAGGgtgttttccccccccccacaaattAACCCGTATCAAATACCGTCGGTTTATAAACAGCTGGGTAATATGGTACGATTGTAGAACACGCCAAGTTGCCAGGCATGACGGAATTCAGAGATGCTTATTGCGACCTAAATTCCTCAGGACATCTGAACCCCACATTTACAGCACATCATTCTTCCGCGTGACAATGAGCAGGAAGCAAGCATCAGCCCTCCAGGAACAGACGAGCCGCTCCCAGGATGAGGTAAACCCGTGTTTCTGTCCTTCCAAACACAACCTTGGAAAAAAGATAACCTTGGAGTGTACAGTGTAGTATACTTCATGTCTTTACTTACAATGCCCTTGTGAAAAACAATGGGACTTCTGTGGTGAGTTGCAGATAAGTGTTTGTAGGATCTGCCAATGTCCCTGCCAAAGAAACCTTGCCTGACTAGTTGTGGATGGAAAATTGAGGCTGCAATCATTCATTTCCTTCAGGAAATATTTAATAACTGCTGCACTGGTTGGCATTTGAGCTTGCAAAAAATGTGGGATATTCATGCCATTCTGTCATCAATATTTCCTTTTTGTAATGTGACTTTTGATGCTTTGCTACCCCATGTGTTTTCACATATGGGAACTCTTACCAATGCCTCCATCTGTTCatagctgccccccccccccccccccccccccccaaacaaataacacatgtacaacacacacacaactttccaCAATCTGGGGTTTCTTTGATCTTCTTAACACCCTGTactgtttgtattttgttttttaattatGTGGGTGATTAAAGTTGAGAAGCTCCATGACTTAACAGTTCACAGgagtttatttttatgtttattaTAAAACTTTGGTCCAAAAATGTGCAaatataacaaaacaaaaaaaagttattttgatTAGAAAAAAATAACATAACATTCAAAAGTGCTAGATAAGGCACTTCCAATTGGTTTATGAACATAAAGACAATAATTTTCTAAAGGCTGATTGAATCATCACAATAAGGCAGTTGACTGGCATTCTTCAAGTTAACAAAACTAGAAAAAGGAATAATTTCCttataaattaagtacaaaataaaacaatatctATCCAAATATATAACTATAAATACTTATTAGGAAAAATCACTTTAGCCTATGATATGGCAGTGTCACAGTCATTTAGAAATAATAATTAAACAGTAACGATCATATTAGGTTTGCAGCAATTCAACATAAGATTATGGTTACTAACGAAACCAACATCATGTGAACTCATGCAATCTACAGCACCAATCTAGATAGTGATGGGATATACTGCCTGTTATCAGATTATACTCTGTAACTGTATAAAGAGACATTGAATGGATTTGCTTAGACATTAAGATGGTGTCCTTTTCAGTAAACAAATGTTTATATCTGGGTCTTATAAATCTGTTAAGCATCTAGAAAATGGTTAATAACAAGTAAAGAGAACACTGAAGGAAGGGATTCGGGGTTAGAAAACCCTGCAGACCTTAGTAGCACACTACACCCCTGTTGGATACAAAACTGAAGAAATCGAGAGGTGAACATAGAAGGATGTCTACTCCTTCTCTGCAGCGCTGCAGATTTTTTCCCTTACATGGAACCTAAATACGGTTTCATTATTGTCAACATCCCAAGCTTTCCCAAAAACTGAATTAGCAGTTTGTTTTTAATGCATCTATATCCTATGGTATATGTGTTAAATATatcattatttatttgtacTTAAATCCCCTCTTATTGTCTTTATTCGCAATATGGCAGTTGGAAACGAGAAATGAGACAACGCCCATGTATGTGCGTGAGAAACAAACTGGGAAAGGATGAAAGAGTGCAACTGTTAATACAGGAATAGGCAGTGAACCTGAGGCTGGTAATGCAAGCCTTATTTTTGGACATGGGTCAATTCAGTAATTGAGAATCTGAACGTCAAACAGGTCGCAGACTCCTTCGTTGTCGTCCAGGTTGAAGTTGTAGTCCCCGGCCGTGCTCGGGGACAGCCGCAGGAGGGGGaacactggaggaggaggcaagGAGGGCAGAGGTCAGGCTGCAAAGTTTCCAACTTCATTATGGATTTTCTTTGTAACACTTTGTAAAATTCAGTCTCACCATCTGAGGACATCAGCTCATCTATCAGGTCAGCAACTCctgagagggaagaggaaatTTCACAGGGTAATATAGCACACAGGTACAAACACTGTCTCAcacgaagacacacacacttcaagatATTTATTGTCATTTATACGGTTtaacaataaaacaataaaagagaAATACCAAATGTTCAGAATTTCACCGTAACAGCCTACCTCAACCTTCACTCTGTTGCTCCCCCAATCACCCTTCCCCATCTACCTCTTCCaccacctgtccccccccccccctgtccccccagactcaccctctctctcgtccttcATCTGATCCCCAGTCCCAGGGTGGAGCTTCAGCAAGCTGCCCACGTCCAGCAGGGACTGCAGCTCCTGGCCCGACACGTTCACCTGCTGCTGGGGGTCCAGAGCCGAGCCCAACACTGGCTGCATGCTCAGCACTGGTTCAGTCTGGGCGTGGCACTCTGCAAGAATACAACACAGCCCGTCTAGTAAACACATAAAAGGTATGTTCAAAACTTTCCAGAAGCCTAATCAATGAGTCTTTTATGAACACATTGAAATGGCATTGACTTTGTTTGCCTTTAGGCGTGAACTGAGTTTTCTGTCCATAAGATGGCCTAAACTGCTGAAGTGAAGCGAATATACCACAAGAAAAATGGAAATCGGAACCCCTGTATCCTGCCCACATATCTGGAGCTCTGGCTCATTTCCGTACCCATCTGCATgtcaggagggctggaggagggcgtcAGGTCGTCGCTGCGCCCCAGCGGCGCCATCTTGTGGCTGACTGCGTGCCCCAGGTCATGCATCCCAGAGGGACTAGAGGACGGGGTGTGGGGCTGGCCCTGGGCTGAGAGCATGGGGAACGTCTGCAGGCTGGcaggggtggtgggaggggtgggCATGGAGGACAGGTCCTCGAGAGGAGGCACAGAGAAGACCACAGGCTTGGAGGATTCATGCTCCCTGTTAATGAGCATCACCTTGATGGGAGCAGACTGGCTCCGCAGGTTCACCTGATATTTCTTCTGGCCCTTCTGACCCTGGACGGAGACGGAGGAAGGGTGGTGAAGATGCAGACTATTTATTTTTATCGAAAAATAAGAcgatgttatgtaattttaggATGTTCAGggatgtgtatgtgcatgtgcggGGCATGCCACGACTTTCCGGCTGTGTGGAGAATAAAGTCTTTCAGTTTGATTCGAACATACTGTATGGGATTGAGACCGGACCAGAGAGACAATGGAAATGGGTCAAACATTACACAAGAGTACACAACAGACAGTAGACCATGTTGGATGAAAGCAAAGTCTCTCCACACAAGAGAGATCTACATGATACCAAGCTCTAACGTGCATTTAAATCATCCCACTTTTATGACAAGGCCTCATCTaatattgttaaaaaaaaatgtgtggaGAAAGAATGTGAGGGGAGAAAGAATATTCAAAGTTACCGTCTCGGGCATTGGCACCTCCAGTTGAGTCCCAGAGGGAGCCACCACAGCCAGGAGAGTGTCTCCGACGAAGGCATCACACACATCCTCATGTGAAATGTACTTATATGTATGTAGAGTTAAGGAATAAAGAGGGGCTTCAAGGGAAGGGGGAATAACTGTCCATGAACAATCATGAATAACTGGAAACACAAGATCACGTTGCTTACACTAGCAGGAGATGAAAACCACACCACCGCACGGACACAGTACACCCATTAGAAACCCTCCTCTGTTCAAAGAGCAAACAATAGAAGAATGAGACATGCATTTCTTTCAACTGATGTCATGGAAATCTCATGACTGCTTAGGACAGTAACAGAGACGATGTGCTCGCTTGTGTCAGTAAGGTAAACAGATATGGCCTTGAGAGAGCTGAAGTGGAAAGGAAATGGGAGTAAATAAGCAGTATTAAATCGTTTTTTAGAAGAAAAAGATATCGACTGACAACGCTGTCCTCATTCATGTGTGTGATGTTCTGCTCCAGCCAGGCCTTCTGACTGTCCAGTtccatctcttttctctccagCTCAGATATCTGAGCCTTCAGCGTCTCCACCTGGTCCAGAACCTCCTGGGTCTGACAGCCCAGGTTCTCCCCCCTGAAAAGACAAAGAGGAAAGGCACAAACACAGGCGTcacacatttagcagacggtcttatccagagcgacttacagtaagtacagggacattccccccaaggcaagtagggtgaagtgccttgcccaaggacacaacgtcatttggtgtggccgggaatcgaactagagacctttagattactagcccgattccctaaccgctcagccacctgactccctacacaCATCTCCTTTCTTCCATGCATGTGTGGCTTGTTTAGAACAACGGCCACCTCTCCCTAACCTCCACTGGATGATGTTCTTGGTTTTCTTCTCGATGAGCCCCACCCCTTCCAGCACGTTTGTGATGTCATAGATCCTTCTCTTCTGCCGCACTGCAAGACTGTCAGCAGCCTGTGGattaagatggagagaaaaaagagacatTTTTTAGGTCGTGCTTACAACTTCCAACCATGGAATTGTTCACAAAGATGCTGGCATTTTGGCAGGCAGTACTAGGGACATAATAGTGAAGGAGAAAGCACTCAAGCATGAGCAGAGGGAAAGGCACTTAATTAATTCAAGACTCTTACAAAATCAAGCTTTACAAACAAACCAAATGCACTCCACACACAGAAACTACTAACAATTACAAGAAgggagggggttgagggggaAGGGAAAGGAAAGGAGCCTTGCTGAGTAAACATTAGCTTGCTTTGGCgcgcaaggagggagggaaaactcCTTATCATCACAGTGAATTgaaaggaggaaaagaaagTGTGAGACTTGGCATCTTAGTGAATACTGAGTAAGTGCTCAAGGTATTAGTAGCAATGGTCACACTACAAGTAATAGCCATAGTACTGCAACAATAGCTGCGACTAAATACCCAGCAGTATTAAGCACAAATGGTTTCTTATTTCATATATCAGACGGAAAATCCCGGAAAGAGATTTTTTGGAGCAAAGGTAACGAAACAGTTGAGATGAagtgaacagagggagagggggaggggatgagggcgATAAGGGGGTATGCGCAGGTGTCCCATAAACGTGAGTGGGGaaatgaaaagaagaaaaaaaaactggaatGACTTGAGAGTCTGAATGGACCACTTTCACAATTGTATTACGTTATGCCGTTTTTCAATTTTTATTTTAATCACTGATTGATGAATAAGGGGAAATTGGCTAGCTTTTTGCTGAGTTGCCTTGGGAAATTTACTGATGGTGTTTATAAAACGTGACTGTAACAACGATTACAAACTGACTTTAAGCCGTGAAACAAAGCACTTGTTTCTCAACCCAACCAAGGTATCTAGCTAGTACAGTACGTGTCTAAAAAGCCTAATCAGTTCACGTTGCCTGCGGTAGTCTACCTGAATGAATATAATCAATGCACCTGACTTGACACTGGTGGCACGATGGTGAAAGGGGTTAGCTGTCCTTTGTTCACGTTTGCTGACTGAACAGCAAGGAAAACAGACAATTCACAAACGAAGCTTGACCAATACAAATAATTGCTGTGTTCCAACTTAAGTTCATAACTGACCACTTTGAGATCAAGTACTCCGTCCTTTGCTTCTTGTAGCAGTGTCACAAACTTGATGGTAAGGAGACCCAAACTTTTCTCGTGGCGACTAGATCCCCCGTTCGACTGACTCGAGCGCACAGACTCTGCCATTGTCTCGAGCTCCAGTGTAAGAAATGTTTCTTCCACAGAAAACTTGATAGTAGTCTTACTTATTTGTAAGACAACGACTTTGATTCACGATGAGTTGTAAATTCACCTAATTTACCTCAGGAAGACAGCAAATCGGTTTGAGGGGTTTTTAAATGAACGGATATTACGTTAGGTTACAGTTGTCAAGGCAACGACACCTCCTTGACTCCACCTCTATCCCTAGTCACATCCCCTTTTAAAagattactaattcaacttaaTGTAAAATCCAAACTGAAAATAACTGTTCAAGATAAAGACGGGTTTATACTGATTTAAGGAAACCACAATTATTTTATTGCGATGTTGACGATTCATGATATAAAAACAATTGTTAATAACTTAATAAAATATTTACAAAACGTAAACTTGGCACAAGGGGTGAATTTATAACTTCATATTCACCTATCACTTCACAAATATTGGTAAAGATTGATTCCTTTAAATGAGTTTAATCCAACTTTCTCGACCTCAGGTGTGTAATTAATCATGTAAACTGAGGTTAGAAGTCTTTCAGCACACTGGTCAATCGTCTCATTTTGTCCTCCATGGTTTTCttgctgctctctgtctcctcaaGAAGCTGTCGcatttcctcctccacctgaaaCACACTCTGATTGGCCTGTTCAATCTGTTTCTGCTTCTCATTGGCCAGTCTCAAGAGCTCTGTCTGATGGgacacctgcacacactccaACTGCCTTCGAAACGCATCATCCATGCTATGGAGCTTCTCAACTACAGCTCTGGAGGACCAAGAAAATAACACAATTCCACATTGAGCTGAAAAGAATAATTCTTACTTTAGGTCAGCAATTTAAAGATGTAAAAGTATTTTGTAACTTAAGTCTTACTTGTGTGCTTCCGaagccttgtctctctcctcaagcAGCAGGGTTTCTTTAGAGTCAAATTTGTCTTTCATGCGCTTCACCTGGCTCTCTAGCCGAGTCAGCAGGTCTG encodes:
- the e2f5 gene encoding transcription factor E2F5 isoform X1 — encoded protein: MAESVRSSQSNGGSSRHEKSLGLLTIKFVTLLQEAKDGVLDLKVAADSLAVRQKRRIYDITNVLEGVGLIEKKTKNIIQWRGENLGCQTQEVLDQVETLKAQISELERKEMELDSQKAWLEQNITHMNEDSVVSRYKYISHEDVCDAFVGDTLLAVVAPSGTQLEVPMPETGQKGQKKYQVNLRSQSAPIKVMLINREHESSKPVVFSVPPLEDLSSMPTPPTTPASLQTFPMLSAQGQPHTPSSSPSGMHDLGHAVSHKMAPLGRSDDLTPSSSPPDMQMECHAQTEPVLSMQPVLGSALDPQQQVNVSGQELQSLLDVGSLLKLHPGTGDQMKDEREGVADLIDELMSSDGETEFYKVLQRKSIMKLETLQPDLCPPCLLLQCSPSCGCPRARPGTTTSTWTTTKESATCLTFRFSITELTHVQK
- the e2f5 gene encoding transcription factor E2F5 isoform X2 produces the protein MAESVRSSQSNGGSSRHEKSLGLLTIKFVTLLQEAKDGVLDLKVAADSLAVRQKRRIYDITNVLEGVGLIEKKTKNIIQWRGENLGCQTQEVLDQVETLKAQISELERKEMELDSQKAWLEQNITHMNEDSVVSRYKYISHEDVCDAFVGDTLLAVVAPSGTQLEVPMPETGQKGQKKYQVNLRSQSAPIKVMLINREHESSKPVVFSVPPLEDLSSMPTPPTTPASLQTFPMLSAQGQPHTPSSSPSGMHDLGHAVSHKMAPLGRSDDLTPSSSPPDMQMECHAQTEPVLSMQPVLGSALDPQQQVNVSGQELQSLLDVGSLLKLHPGTGDQMKDEREGVADLIDELMSSDVFPLLRLSPSTAGDYNFNLDDNEGVCDLFDVQILNY